Sequence from the Carassius auratus strain Wakin unplaced genomic scaffold, ASM336829v1 scaf_tig00040180, whole genome shotgun sequence genome:
ATCACTGCGACTCAGACGCTTCCTCCTGAGACAGACACAGGTGAAGCACACTGCATCACGCCCTTCACAAATCACACCGTGTCTaatcaaagctgaataaatgatctctccagtgatgtgtggtttgctCGGAGGACAATATATGAAGCTCCAGATGTCTATAACTCACCCGTCTCTTGTGATCTTTCGACAGGCGTTTTTGAGAGCGAGACGTGACAGAGGAGAGTCGTGGTTCTTCTGGTTTTCAGCAGGAGACGCTGAGagagatttaatgcattaatagaGAGCTTGAAATgtttataaaacaattaatacTTCAGTAAAGTCGACTGATAGGAAGGAATGAAACAAAACTGAAGTGAATTGAGCTGAAAAAGACAAATGTGTGTTTATTATagtgaagcagcgctgcacaaaGGTAACTGCTGATTGCTCGTTCCAGTTCTGCACATCCGTCAGATTCAGAGCTGTGCTCCAGATGTGAACGCACCAGCTTTAGACGCCGGAGAGAACCCGTCTGTGGGGGTTTCAGTCCCAGACACTAGTCCTGCTTGTTTACTGGAGTTATACTGAGTGTCCAGTACTGAGCGCATCTCCTCCACCGTCTGCAGCAGAGCAGCCAGAGACTCACACTGCAGCGTGTACAGCCTCAGAACACACCCACTGATCTCCATCAGGTCCTCTTCTGATGCTCCGAACAACAGGAACCAGGGCGGCCGGTCGGGCAGAGGGATCTGACCACAGAGAGACAGTGTGAAGGacagggtcagtgtgtgtgtgtgtgtgtgtgcgtgtgtgtgtgtgtgtgttcacctgtaaAACCCGTGCGGAGAGAAAGATACACGCACACGCAACTGTCTCAGCGCTGAACCTCAGAAACACATCAGTCCTCAAGCTGTCGTTCATGTAGTTCCTTCAGACACAGACAGATGTTATAATCAACACAACTGAGACGCTTTCAGTTCGAGACAGACTGAGCTGAGGATCTCACCAGGACATCTGAAGCAATCTGGTGTTCTTCTCACACTCCAGAACCTGGAGATACATCACGATCACCTGCACAGGGAACACTCACAGTAAGACCAGAAACATACGATACGCCAGTGCACGGACGCTTctccattctgttcaaaagttttcacaccCCAGCTCAAAATGAATGGTTTcttcttctggagcatcagtgagtgtttgaaccttctgtaatagttgtgtttgagtcactCGATTGACCTCAGTCTCAAAGTTAAAAATGTGACACTTGCATTTAAAGAAAATTTCTGGACTAAAACGCAGGAGATGCATGTAAAAATGCATCAGCTTAATCATGGCATGCAACCCCAGAATCTGCATACTTGTGTTAAAGGTGCATTACTGGTCTAAATGTAGAATATGCTGTACCAGTAAAACATGCATCAGTCTAACCGTGAAGATTCTGCGTACTTCTGTATAAAGTGTGTTTCTGGCCTACAGTGCACGATATGTGCGTGAAAGCGCGGGAGCCTGACCTTGTGCGGGTGTTTGACGTGGACGCAGAAGCCCAGCTCTTTCAGCACGCGCCGCTCTGCTTTGATCACGTCACTCTTACGGCTGACGTAGCTGTCGTCCAGCAGCATGGGACCGCGGCACCTGACGGAGACACCGCAGCGTCAGAACCGACCCGCTCCCTCTCGAGAAGCCAACACTGAAGTGACTAAACCTGTAACTCATCGACTGGCCACTGGAGGAGTGATGCTGTGGTGCTACGCTCAGTGTTACCTGTCTCCTGCGGCGTCTCTGAGGTGATGGAAGACGTTCAGCACGTCCCTCACGCGCCGCGGCTCCTCCTCGATCTTAGACGCCAGCTGGAGACACGCCATGGCCACCGTCTGCGacagggtcagaggtcatgaGGTCATACGCGAGGGCCAGACGGCTAGTCCAGAGGTCTAGAGTGGACTGTTAGCATCTCACCTCTGCGCAGTACCTCACGAACGATTTACAGTAGAAGAACCGATGGAACAG
This genomic interval carries:
- the LOC113084552 gene encoding cyclin-L2 isoform X1, coding for MAAAAGALLPGDGIVIAGKLYSGVALTLDTCLLPHERVHCSPSRAHGLSARTEEQLRNRMCEMIQSAGILLGLPQVAMATAQILFHRFFYCKSFVRYCAETVAMACLQLASKIEEEPRRVRDVLNVFHHLRDAAGDRCRGPMLLDDSYVSRKSDVIKAERRVLKELGFCVHVKHPHKVIVMYLQVLECEKNTRLLQMSWNYMNDSLRTDVFLRFSAETVACACIFLSARVLQIPLPDRPPWFLLFGASEEDLMEISGCVLRLYTLQCESLAALLQTVEEMRSVLDTQYNSSKQAGLVSGTETPTDGFSPASKAASPAENQKNHDSPLSRLALKNACRKITRDGRKRLSRSDERRCDRCVPSPPRRRRSRSVSSPSPGHTHSHRQQRSERERARRKPYSTHRR
- the LOC113084552 gene encoding cyclin-L2 isoform X3, with the protein product MATAQILFHRFFYCKSFVRYCAETVAMACLQLASKIEEEPRRVRDVLNVFHHLRDAAGDRCRGPMLLDDSYVSRKSDVIKAERRVLKELGFCVHVKHPHKVIVMYLQVLECEKNTRLLQMSWNYMNDSLRTDVFLRFSAETVACACIFLSARVLQIPLPDRPPWFLLFGASEEDLMEISGCVLRLYTLQCESLAALLQTVEEMRSVLDTQYNSSKQAGLVSGTETPTDGFSPASKAASPAENQKNHDSPLSRLALKNACRKITRDGRKRLSRSDERRCDRCVPSPPRRRRSRSVSSPSPGHTHSHRQQRSERERARRKPYSTHRR
- the LOC113084552 gene encoding cyclin-L2 isoform X2, which produces MAAAAGALLPGDGIVIAGKLYSGVALTLDTCLLPHERVHCSPSRAHGLSARTEEQLRNRMCEMIQSAGILLGLPQVAMATAQILFHRFFYCKSFVRYCAETVAMACLQLASKIEEEPRRVRDVLNVFHHLRDAAGDRCRGPMLLDDSYVSRKSDVIKAERRVLKELGFCVHVKHPHKVIVMYLQVLECEKNTRLLQMSWNYMNDSLRTDVFLRFSAETVACACIFLSARVLQIPLPDRPPWFLLFGASEEDLMEISGCVLRLYTLQSSPAENQKNHDSPLSRLALKNACRKITRDGRKRLSRSDERRCDRCVPSPPRRRRSRSVSSPSPGHTHSHRQQRSERERARRKPYSTHRR